One Setaria italica strain Yugu1 chromosome II, Setaria_italica_v2.0, whole genome shotgun sequence DNA segment encodes these proteins:
- the LOC101783035 gene encoding BAG family molecular chaperone regulator 2: MMRTRPKGTFADAMRESSPPAAPAPGSAAAAVKEDEWEVRPGGMLVQKRSSDADAPAGAPVPTIRVKVKFNGVYHEIYINSQASFGELKKLLSTRTGLHPEDQKLVYKDKERDSKAFLDMAGVRDRSKMVLLEDPAAQAKRLLEQRRTDKAERAAKSISRVSLDVDKLATKVSALETIVGKGGKVVDADVVTLTEALMNELVKLDSIAAEGEVKVQRRMQEKRVQKYVETLDAIRAKNAAAPRANGNGAANANGHAKARAQHLPPRPPPVSQRRNFKEPAAAAAAAPPTQRWETFDLLSSAPSTSSAAVTTTMAAATTTSPAAATASPIPRFDWELF, translated from the exons ATGATGCGCACCAGGCCCAAAGGTACATTCGCGGACGCGATGAGGgagagctcccctcctgctgctcctgctccgggttcggcggccgcggcggtgaaGGAGGACGAGTGGGAGGTGCGGCCCGGCGGGATGCTGGTGCAGAAGCGGAGCTCGGACGCGGACGCCCCCGCGGGGGCGCCCGTGCCCACCATCCGCGTCAAGGTCAAGTTCAATGGCGTCTACCACGAGATCTACATCAACTCGCAGGCCTCCTTCG GTGAGCTGAAGAAGCTGCTGTCGACGCGGACGGGGCTGCACCCGGAGGACCAGAAGCTGGTGTACAAGGACAAGGAGCGGGACTCCAAGGCGTTCCTCGACATGGCCGGCGTCAGGGACCGCTCTAAGATGGTGCTGCTCGAGGACCCCGCCGCGCAGGCCAAGCGCCTCCTCGAGCAGCGGCGCACCGACAAGGCTGAGCGCGCCGCCAAGTCCATCTCCCGCGTCAGCCTCGACGTCGACAAGCTCGCCACCAAG GTGTCGGCGCTGGAGACCATCGTGGGCAAGGGCGGCAAGGTAGTGGACGCCGACGTGGTGACCCTCACCGAGGCGCTCATGAACGAGCTGGTCAAGCTGGACTCCATCGCCGCCGAAGGCGAGGTCAAGGTGCAGCGGCGAATGCAG GAGAAGCGGGTGCAGAAGTACGTGGAGACGCTGGACGCCATCCGCGCCAAGAACGCGGCGGCGCCCAGGGCCAACGGCAACGGCGCCGCGAACGCGAACGGGCACGCCAAGGCCCGCGCGCAGCAcctcccgccgcgcccgccgcccgtctcTCAGCGGCGGAACTTCAAggagcccgcggcggcggccgccgcggcgccgcccacgCAGAGATGGGAGACGTTCGACCTGCTGTCCTCGGCTCCGTCCACGTCCTCGGCCGCCGTGACCACCACCATGGCAGCCGCGaccaccacctcgccggcggccgcgacggccTCCCCGATCCCGCGGTTCGACTGGGAGCTCTTCTGA